Proteins co-encoded in one Sus scrofa isolate TJ Tabasco breed Duroc chromosome 14, Sscrofa11.1, whole genome shotgun sequence genomic window:
- the PXN gene encoding paxillin isoform X7, with translation MDDLDALLADLESTTSHISKRPVFLSEETPYSYPTGNHTYQEIAVPPPVPPPPSSEALNGSVLDPIDQWQPSTSRFIHQQPQAPSPVYGSSAKTSSSSNPQDGIGLPCPRASEEEHVYSFPNKQKSAEPSPTVMSSSLGSNLSELDRLLLELNAVQHNAPGFPTDEANSSPPLPGALSPHYGVLEHNSSLGGKAGPVTKEKPKRNGGRGLEDVRPSVESLLDELESSVPSPVPAITLNQGEMNSPQRVTSSQQQTRISASSATRELDELMASLSDFKFMAQGKTGSSSPPGGPPKPGSQLDSMLGSLQSDLNKLGVATVAKGVCGACKKPIAGQVVTAMGKTWHPEHFVCTHCQEEIGSRNFFERDGQPYCEKDYHNLFSPRCYYCNGPILDKVVTALDRTWHPEHFFCAQCGAFFGPEGFHEKDGKAYCRKDYFDMFAPKCGGCARAILENYISALNTLWHPECFVCRECFTPFVNGSFFEHDGQPYCEVHYHERRGSLCSGCQKPITGRCITAMAKKFHPEHFVCAFCLKQLNKGTFKEQNDKPYCQNCFLKLFC, from the exons ACGCTCTGCTGGCGGACTTGGAGTCCACCACCTCCCATATCTCCAAACGGCCTGTGTTCTTGTCAGAGGAGACCCCATACTCGTACCCAACTGGAAACCACACATACCAGGAGATTGCCGTGCCAccccctgtccccccacccccatccagtgAGGCCCTCAATGGCTCAGTTCTTGACCCGATAGACCAGTGGCAACCCAGCACCTCCCGATTCATCCACCAGCAG CCTCAGGCCCCATCCCCTGTGTACGGCTCCAGTGCCAAAACTTCCAGTTCCTCCAACCCCCAGGACGGCATCGGCCTTCCGTGTCCACGAGCCAGCGAGGAGGAGCACGTGTACAG CTTTCCCAACAAGCAGAAGTCGGCTGAGCCTTCACCCACCGTCATGAGCTCCTCCTTGGGCAGCAACCTTTCTGAACTTGACCGTCTGCTGCTGGAGCTGAATGCTGTGCAGCATAACGCCCCAGGCTTCCCCACAG ATGAGGCCAACTCAAGCCCCCCACTGCCTGGGGCTCTGAGCCCACACTATGGCGTCCTGGAACACAACAGCTCACTGGGGGGCAAAGCGGGGCCGGTGACCAAAGAGAAGCCCAAGCGGAATGGAGGCCGAGGCCTGGAGGATGTGCGTCCCAGCGTGGAGAGTCTCCTGGACGAGCTGGAGAGCTCCGTGCCCAGCCCTGT CCCCGCCATCACTCTGAACCAGGGTGAGATGAACAGCCCCCAGCGAGTCACCTCCAGCCAGCAGCAGACGCGCATCTCAGCCTCCTCTGCCACCAGGGAGCTGGACGAGCTGATGGCCTCGCTGTCAGATTTTAAG TTCATGGCCCAGGGCAAGACCGGGAGCAGCTCTCCTCCAGGGGGCCCCCCAAAGCCGGGAAGCCAGCTGGACAGCATGCTAGGGAGCCTGCAGTCTGACCTGAACAAACTGGGGGTCGCCACGGTTGCAAAGGGGGTCTGCGGAGCCTGCAAAAAACCCATCGCGGGGCAG gTTGTGACTGCCATGGGGAAGACGTGGCACCCAGAGCATTTCGTCTGCACCCACTGCCAGGAGGAGATCGGGTCCCGGAACTTCTTTGAGCGGGATGGACAGCCCTACTGTGAAAAGGACTATCACAACCTCTTCTCTCCACGCTGCTACTACTGCAACGGGCCCATCCTGGAT AAAGTGGTGACAGCCCTTGACCGGACGTGGCACCCGGAGCACTTCTTCTGTGCCCAGTGTGGCGCCTTCTTTGGGCCTGAAG GGTTCCACGAGAAAGACGGCAAGGCCTACTGCCGGAAGGATTACTTTGACATGTTCGCGCCCAAATGTGGCGGCTGTGCCCGGGCCATCCTGGAGAACTACATCTCGGCCCTCAACACCCTCTGGCATCCCGAGTGCTTCGTGTGTCGG GAATGCTTCACGCCATTCGTCAACGGCAGCTTCTTCGAGCACGATGGGCAGCCCTACTGTGAGGTGCACTACCACGAGCGGCGGGGCTCACTGTGCTCTGGCTGCCAGAAGCCGATCACGGGCCGCTGCATCACGGCCATGGCCAAAAAGTTCCACCCGGAGCACTTCGTCTGTGCCTTCTGCCTCAAGCAGCTCAACAAGGGCACCTTCAAGGAGCAGAATGACAAGCCTTACTGTCAGAACTGCTTCCTCAAGCTCTTTTGCTAG
- the PXN gene encoding paxillin isoform X6 has translation MDDLDALLADLESTTSHISKRPVFLSEETPYSYPTGNHTYQEIAVPPPVPPPPSSEALNGSVLDPIDQWQPSTSRFIHQQPQAPSPVYGSSAKTSSSSNPQDGIGLPCPRASEEEHVYSFPNKQKSAEPSPTVMSSSLGSNLSELDRLLLELNAVQHNAPGFPTDEANSSPPLPGALSPHYGVLEHNSSLGGKAGPVTKEKPKRNGGRGLEDVRPSVESLLDELESSVPSPVPAITLNQGEMNSPQRVTSSQQQTRISASSATRELDELMASLSDFKTQGLEQRVDRELCWAAGWRNGRQSSPEGQDKGGFMAQGKTGSSSPPGGPPKPGSQLDSMLGSLQSDLNKLGVATVAKGVCGACKKPIAGQVVTAMGKTWHPEHFVCTHCQEEIGSRNFFERDGQPYCEKDYHNLFSPRCYYCNGPILDKVVTALDRTWHPEHFFCAQCGAFFGPEGFHEKDGKAYCRKDYFDMFAPKCGGCARAILENYISALNTLWHPECFVCRECFTPFVNGSFFEHDGQPYCEVHYHERRGSLCSGCQKPITGRCITAMAKKFHPEHFVCAFCLKQLNKGTFKEQNDKPYCQNCFLKLFC, from the exons ACGCTCTGCTGGCGGACTTGGAGTCCACCACCTCCCATATCTCCAAACGGCCTGTGTTCTTGTCAGAGGAGACCCCATACTCGTACCCAACTGGAAACCACACATACCAGGAGATTGCCGTGCCAccccctgtccccccacccccatccagtgAGGCCCTCAATGGCTCAGTTCTTGACCCGATAGACCAGTGGCAACCCAGCACCTCCCGATTCATCCACCAGCAG CCTCAGGCCCCATCCCCTGTGTACGGCTCCAGTGCCAAAACTTCCAGTTCCTCCAACCCCCAGGACGGCATCGGCCTTCCGTGTCCACGAGCCAGCGAGGAGGAGCACGTGTACAG CTTTCCCAACAAGCAGAAGTCGGCTGAGCCTTCACCCACCGTCATGAGCTCCTCCTTGGGCAGCAACCTTTCTGAACTTGACCGTCTGCTGCTGGAGCTGAATGCTGTGCAGCATAACGCCCCAGGCTTCCCCACAG ATGAGGCCAACTCAAGCCCCCCACTGCCTGGGGCTCTGAGCCCACACTATGGCGTCCTGGAACACAACAGCTCACTGGGGGGCAAAGCGGGGCCGGTGACCAAAGAGAAGCCCAAGCGGAATGGAGGCCGAGGCCTGGAGGATGTGCGTCCCAGCGTGGAGAGTCTCCTGGACGAGCTGGAGAGCTCCGTGCCCAGCCCTGT CCCCGCCATCACTCTGAACCAGGGTGAGATGAACAGCCCCCAGCGAGTCACCTCCAGCCAGCAGCAGACGCGCATCTCAGCCTCCTCTGCCACCAGGGAGCTGGACGAGCTGATGGCCTCGCTGTCAGATTTTAAG ACCCAGGGCTTGGAACAAAGAGTGGACAGAGAACTGTGCTGGGCAGCTGGCTGGAGGAATGGCAGGCAGAGCAGCCCTGAAGGGCAGGACAAGGGAGGG TTCATGGCCCAGGGCAAGACCGGGAGCAGCTCTCCTCCAGGGGGCCCCCCAAAGCCGGGAAGCCAGCTGGACAGCATGCTAGGGAGCCTGCAGTCTGACCTGAACAAACTGGGGGTCGCCACGGTTGCAAAGGGGGTCTGCGGAGCCTGCAAAAAACCCATCGCGGGGCAG gTTGTGACTGCCATGGGGAAGACGTGGCACCCAGAGCATTTCGTCTGCACCCACTGCCAGGAGGAGATCGGGTCCCGGAACTTCTTTGAGCGGGATGGACAGCCCTACTGTGAAAAGGACTATCACAACCTCTTCTCTCCACGCTGCTACTACTGCAACGGGCCCATCCTGGAT AAAGTGGTGACAGCCCTTGACCGGACGTGGCACCCGGAGCACTTCTTCTGTGCCCAGTGTGGCGCCTTCTTTGGGCCTGAAG GGTTCCACGAGAAAGACGGCAAGGCCTACTGCCGGAAGGATTACTTTGACATGTTCGCGCCCAAATGTGGCGGCTGTGCCCGGGCCATCCTGGAGAACTACATCTCGGCCCTCAACACCCTCTGGCATCCCGAGTGCTTCGTGTGTCGG GAATGCTTCACGCCATTCGTCAACGGCAGCTTCTTCGAGCACGATGGGCAGCCCTACTGTGAGGTGCACTACCACGAGCGGCGGGGCTCACTGTGCTCTGGCTGCCAGAAGCCGATCACGGGCCGCTGCATCACGGCCATGGCCAAAAAGTTCCACCCGGAGCACTTCGTCTGTGCCTTCTGCCTCAAGCAGCTCAACAAGGGCACCTTCAAGGAGCAGAATGACAAGCCTTACTGTCAGAACTGCTTCCTCAAGCTCTTTTGCTAG
- the PXN gene encoding paxillin isoform X2 gives MDDLDALLADLESTTSHISKRPVFLSEETPYSYPTGNHTYQEIAVPPPVPPPPSSEALNGSVLDPIDQWQPSTSRFIHQQPQAPSPVYGSSAKTSSSSNPQDGIGLPCPRASEEEHVYSFPNKQKSAEPSPTVMSSSLGSNLSELDRLLLELNAVQHNAPGFPTDEANSSPPLPGALSPHYGVLEHNSSLGGKAGPVTKEKPKRNGGRGLEDVRPSVESLLDELESSVPSPVPAITLNQGEMNSPQRVTSSQQQTRISASSATRELDELMASLSDFKTSSSAVALSSPGLLSSSAPSTHHMLPPPAPPPSPPRPSVFLPPAGKPPTRGPGHTPEVVCTEDSDNLAQGLVPPVAPSWLDLAGFGVTPDTPNSRSSSMEGSLGPLGTESQAHIWRDPPNLVCELSRASPGNILPHTGCIGPQESGDPQLPSANPLCQGEAMAAMQGLLWGLEVVRSKTPQGAMPSFQQVSEPTLVAADRQAVFPDTWSLPKERGQQERARPGPGEQLGGETPMGGSLVRPIQGLKTPRTPEGTTETAAEARREQLELPQAVVMDTPNTTERISTSGQIRSVIRRSRETGHAHPMSREPSPRRRLDPATLSRTPSQERLIAELQGRLGIQPEVEEATEASAEDWLTEGVIITVQPRGRRAGGQLVEKVVFPPGSPIPLRRTFSVLPSPPPPSPLLQHRRDTSASSSSPPPSPPGPSTLGSPALPCASPGVQSTGVGPWEADAQGPSPFSPAPHSLSSVGCQTDEDPLFPPMQFMAQGKTGSSSPPGGPPKPGSQLDSMLGSLQSDLNKLGVATVAKGVCGACKKPIAGQVVTAMGKTWHPEHFVCTHCQEEIGSRNFFERDGQPYCEKDYHNLFSPRCYYCNGPILDKVVTALDRTWHPEHFFCAQCGAFFGPEGFHEKDGKAYCRKDYFDMFAPKCGGCARAILENYISALNTLWHPECFVCRECFTPFVNGSFFEHDGQPYCEVHYHERRGSLCSGCQKPITGRCITAMAKKFHPEHFVCAFCLKQLNKGTFKEQNDKPYCQNCFLKLFC, from the exons ACGCTCTGCTGGCGGACTTGGAGTCCACCACCTCCCATATCTCCAAACGGCCTGTGTTCTTGTCAGAGGAGACCCCATACTCGTACCCAACTGGAAACCACACATACCAGGAGATTGCCGTGCCAccccctgtccccccacccccatccagtgAGGCCCTCAATGGCTCAGTTCTTGACCCGATAGACCAGTGGCAACCCAGCACCTCCCGATTCATCCACCAGCAG CCTCAGGCCCCATCCCCTGTGTACGGCTCCAGTGCCAAAACTTCCAGTTCCTCCAACCCCCAGGACGGCATCGGCCTTCCGTGTCCACGAGCCAGCGAGGAGGAGCACGTGTACAG CTTTCCCAACAAGCAGAAGTCGGCTGAGCCTTCACCCACCGTCATGAGCTCCTCCTTGGGCAGCAACCTTTCTGAACTTGACCGTCTGCTGCTGGAGCTGAATGCTGTGCAGCATAACGCCCCAGGCTTCCCCACAG ATGAGGCCAACTCAAGCCCCCCACTGCCTGGGGCTCTGAGCCCACACTATGGCGTCCTGGAACACAACAGCTCACTGGGGGGCAAAGCGGGGCCGGTGACCAAAGAGAAGCCCAAGCGGAATGGAGGCCGAGGCCTGGAGGATGTGCGTCCCAGCGTGGAGAGTCTCCTGGACGAGCTGGAGAGCTCCGTGCCCAGCCCTGT CCCCGCCATCACTCTGAACCAGGGTGAGATGAACAGCCCCCAGCGAGTCACCTCCAGCCAGCAGCAGACGCGCATCTCAGCCTCCTCTGCCACCAGGGAGCTGGACGAGCTGATGGCCTCGCTGTCAGATTTTAAG acCAGCTCCTCCGCTGTGGCCTTGAGCTCCCCGGGGCTGCTGTCCAGCTCAGCTCCTTCCACACACCAcatgcttcctcctcctgctcctcctccttctcctccccggCCCTCTGTATTCCTGCCACCTGCTGGGAAACCCCCCACTCGAGGCCCTGGCCACACCCCTGAGGTCGTCTGCACTGAGGACAGTGATAACTTAGCTCAGGGCCTTGTACCTCCTGTGGCCCCCAGCTGGCTTGATTTGGCTGGCTTTGGGGTGACACCGGACACCCCAAACTCAAGGTCTTCCTCCATGGAGGGTTCTCTGGGGCCACTGGGTACAGAGAGCCAGGCCCACATTTGGAGGGACCCACCCAACCTGGTGTGTGAGCTCTCCAGGGCATCCCCGGGTAACATTCTACCCCACACTGGGTGCATAGGTCCCCAGGAGTCTGGGGACCCCCAACTTCCATCAGCCAACCCTCTGTGTCAAGGGGAGGCTATGGCCGCCATGCAGGGGCTCCTGTGGGGTCTGGAGGTTGTCAGGTCTAAGACTCCTCAGGGAGCTATGCCCAGCTTCCAGCAAGTATCTGAGCCCACCTTGGTGGCTGCAGACCGTCAGGCTGTCTTCCCAGATACCTGGAGTCTCCCGAAGGAACGTGGACAGCAGGagagggccaggccagggccaggagAGCAGTTAGGTGGAGAGACACCCATGGGGGGCAGCCTTGTCAGACCAATCCAAGGACTCAAGACCCCCAGGACGCCAGAGGGCACCACGGAAACTGCCGCTGAGGCCAGGAGGGAACAGCTGGAGCTTCCGCAGGCTGTGGTCATGGATACACCCAACACCACTGAGAGGATTTCCACCTCTGGCCAG aTCCGCTCGGTGATCAGGAGGAGCCGGGAGACAGGCCACGCGCACCCCATGTCCCGGGAGCCCTCCCCTCGCCGCCGGCTGGACCCCGCCACCCTGAGCAGGACCCCATCCCAGGAGCGGCTCATCGCAGAGCTGCAGGGCCGTCTGGGCATCCAGCCGGAGGTGGAGGAGGCCACGGAAGCCTCTGCGGAGGACTGGCTGACAGAGGGCGTCATCATCACTGTGCAGCCGCGTGGGAGGCGGGCTGGGGGGCAGCTGGTAGAGAAG gtTGTCTTCCCTCCCGGCTCTCCCATTCCCCTGAGAAGAACCTTCTCTgttctgccttctcctcctcctcccagccctttgCTCCAGCATCGCAGAGACACCTCGGCCAGCAGCTCTTcgcccccacccagcccacctGGCCCCTCTACCCTGGGGTCCCCGGCTCTCCCCTGCGCTTCTCCTGGGGTCCAGAGCACTGGGGTGGGGCCATGGGAAGCTGATGCACAGGGCCCCAGCCCTTTCTCACCTGCGCCCCACTCTCTGAGCTCCGTGGGCTGCCAGACTGACGAGGACCCACTCTTCCCCCCGATGCAG TTCATGGCCCAGGGCAAGACCGGGAGCAGCTCTCCTCCAGGGGGCCCCCCAAAGCCGGGAAGCCAGCTGGACAGCATGCTAGGGAGCCTGCAGTCTGACCTGAACAAACTGGGGGTCGCCACGGTTGCAAAGGGGGTCTGCGGAGCCTGCAAAAAACCCATCGCGGGGCAG gTTGTGACTGCCATGGGGAAGACGTGGCACCCAGAGCATTTCGTCTGCACCCACTGCCAGGAGGAGATCGGGTCCCGGAACTTCTTTGAGCGGGATGGACAGCCCTACTGTGAAAAGGACTATCACAACCTCTTCTCTCCACGCTGCTACTACTGCAACGGGCCCATCCTGGAT AAAGTGGTGACAGCCCTTGACCGGACGTGGCACCCGGAGCACTTCTTCTGTGCCCAGTGTGGCGCCTTCTTTGGGCCTGAAG GGTTCCACGAGAAAGACGGCAAGGCCTACTGCCGGAAGGATTACTTTGACATGTTCGCGCCCAAATGTGGCGGCTGTGCCCGGGCCATCCTGGAGAACTACATCTCGGCCCTCAACACCCTCTGGCATCCCGAGTGCTTCGTGTGTCGG GAATGCTTCACGCCATTCGTCAACGGCAGCTTCTTCGAGCACGATGGGCAGCCCTACTGTGAGGTGCACTACCACGAGCGGCGGGGCTCACTGTGCTCTGGCTGCCAGAAGCCGATCACGGGCCGCTGCATCACGGCCATGGCCAAAAAGTTCCACCCGGAGCACTTCGTCTGTGCCTTCTGCCTCAAGCAGCTCAACAAGGGCACCTTCAAGGAGCAGAATGACAAGCCTTACTGTCAGAACTGCTTCCTCAAGCTCTTTTGCTAG
- the PXN gene encoding paxillin isoform X1: MDDLDALLADLESTTSHISKRPVFLSEETPYSYPTGNHTYQEIAVPPPVPPPPSSEALNGSVLDPIDQWQPSTSRFIHQQPQAPSPVYGSSAKTSSSSNPQDGIGLPCPRASEEEHVYSFPNKQKSAEPSPTVMSSSLGSNLSELDRLLLELNAVQHNAPGFPTDEANSSPPLPGALSPHYGVLEHNSSLGGKAGPVTKEKPKRNGGRGLEDVRPSVESLLDELESSVPSPVPAITLNQGEMNSPQRVTSSQQQTRISASSATRELDELMASLSDFKTSSSAVALSSPGLLSSSAPSTHHMLPPPAPPPSPPRPSVFLPPAGKPPTRGPGHTPEVVCTEDSDNLAQGLVPPVAPSWLDLAGFGVTPDTPNSRSSSMEGSLGPLGTESQAHIWRDPPNLVCELSRASPGNILPHTGCIGPQESGDPQLPSANPLCQGEAMAAMQGLLWGLEVVRSKTPQGAMPSFQQVSEPTLVAADRQAVFPDTWSLPKERGQQERARPGPGEQLGGETPMGGSLVRPIQGLKTPRTPEGTTETAAEARREQLELPQAVVMDTPNTTERISTSGQIRSVIRRSRETGHAHPMSREPSPRRRLDPATLSRTPSQERLIAELQGRLGIQPEVEEATEASAEDWLTEGVIITVQPRGRRAGGQLVEKVVFPPGSPIPLRRTFSVLPSPPPPSPLLQHRRDTSASSSSPPPSPPGPSTLGSPALPCASPGVQSTGVGPWEADAQGPSPFSPAPHSLSSVGCQTDEDPLFPPMQTQGLEQRVDRELCWAAGWRNGRQSSPEGQDKGGFMAQGKTGSSSPPGGPPKPGSQLDSMLGSLQSDLNKLGVATVAKGVCGACKKPIAGQVVTAMGKTWHPEHFVCTHCQEEIGSRNFFERDGQPYCEKDYHNLFSPRCYYCNGPILDKVVTALDRTWHPEHFFCAQCGAFFGPEGFHEKDGKAYCRKDYFDMFAPKCGGCARAILENYISALNTLWHPECFVCRECFTPFVNGSFFEHDGQPYCEVHYHERRGSLCSGCQKPITGRCITAMAKKFHPEHFVCAFCLKQLNKGTFKEQNDKPYCQNCFLKLFC, encoded by the exons ACGCTCTGCTGGCGGACTTGGAGTCCACCACCTCCCATATCTCCAAACGGCCTGTGTTCTTGTCAGAGGAGACCCCATACTCGTACCCAACTGGAAACCACACATACCAGGAGATTGCCGTGCCAccccctgtccccccacccccatccagtgAGGCCCTCAATGGCTCAGTTCTTGACCCGATAGACCAGTGGCAACCCAGCACCTCCCGATTCATCCACCAGCAG CCTCAGGCCCCATCCCCTGTGTACGGCTCCAGTGCCAAAACTTCCAGTTCCTCCAACCCCCAGGACGGCATCGGCCTTCCGTGTCCACGAGCCAGCGAGGAGGAGCACGTGTACAG CTTTCCCAACAAGCAGAAGTCGGCTGAGCCTTCACCCACCGTCATGAGCTCCTCCTTGGGCAGCAACCTTTCTGAACTTGACCGTCTGCTGCTGGAGCTGAATGCTGTGCAGCATAACGCCCCAGGCTTCCCCACAG ATGAGGCCAACTCAAGCCCCCCACTGCCTGGGGCTCTGAGCCCACACTATGGCGTCCTGGAACACAACAGCTCACTGGGGGGCAAAGCGGGGCCGGTGACCAAAGAGAAGCCCAAGCGGAATGGAGGCCGAGGCCTGGAGGATGTGCGTCCCAGCGTGGAGAGTCTCCTGGACGAGCTGGAGAGCTCCGTGCCCAGCCCTGT CCCCGCCATCACTCTGAACCAGGGTGAGATGAACAGCCCCCAGCGAGTCACCTCCAGCCAGCAGCAGACGCGCATCTCAGCCTCCTCTGCCACCAGGGAGCTGGACGAGCTGATGGCCTCGCTGTCAGATTTTAAG acCAGCTCCTCCGCTGTGGCCTTGAGCTCCCCGGGGCTGCTGTCCAGCTCAGCTCCTTCCACACACCAcatgcttcctcctcctgctcctcctccttctcctccccggCCCTCTGTATTCCTGCCACCTGCTGGGAAACCCCCCACTCGAGGCCCTGGCCACACCCCTGAGGTCGTCTGCACTGAGGACAGTGATAACTTAGCTCAGGGCCTTGTACCTCCTGTGGCCCCCAGCTGGCTTGATTTGGCTGGCTTTGGGGTGACACCGGACACCCCAAACTCAAGGTCTTCCTCCATGGAGGGTTCTCTGGGGCCACTGGGTACAGAGAGCCAGGCCCACATTTGGAGGGACCCACCCAACCTGGTGTGTGAGCTCTCCAGGGCATCCCCGGGTAACATTCTACCCCACACTGGGTGCATAGGTCCCCAGGAGTCTGGGGACCCCCAACTTCCATCAGCCAACCCTCTGTGTCAAGGGGAGGCTATGGCCGCCATGCAGGGGCTCCTGTGGGGTCTGGAGGTTGTCAGGTCTAAGACTCCTCAGGGAGCTATGCCCAGCTTCCAGCAAGTATCTGAGCCCACCTTGGTGGCTGCAGACCGTCAGGCTGTCTTCCCAGATACCTGGAGTCTCCCGAAGGAACGTGGACAGCAGGagagggccaggccagggccaggagAGCAGTTAGGTGGAGAGACACCCATGGGGGGCAGCCTTGTCAGACCAATCCAAGGACTCAAGACCCCCAGGACGCCAGAGGGCACCACGGAAACTGCCGCTGAGGCCAGGAGGGAACAGCTGGAGCTTCCGCAGGCTGTGGTCATGGATACACCCAACACCACTGAGAGGATTTCCACCTCTGGCCAG aTCCGCTCGGTGATCAGGAGGAGCCGGGAGACAGGCCACGCGCACCCCATGTCCCGGGAGCCCTCCCCTCGCCGCCGGCTGGACCCCGCCACCCTGAGCAGGACCCCATCCCAGGAGCGGCTCATCGCAGAGCTGCAGGGCCGTCTGGGCATCCAGCCGGAGGTGGAGGAGGCCACGGAAGCCTCTGCGGAGGACTGGCTGACAGAGGGCGTCATCATCACTGTGCAGCCGCGTGGGAGGCGGGCTGGGGGGCAGCTGGTAGAGAAG gtTGTCTTCCCTCCCGGCTCTCCCATTCCCCTGAGAAGAACCTTCTCTgttctgccttctcctcctcctcccagccctttgCTCCAGCATCGCAGAGACACCTCGGCCAGCAGCTCTTcgcccccacccagcccacctGGCCCCTCTACCCTGGGGTCCCCGGCTCTCCCCTGCGCTTCTCCTGGGGTCCAGAGCACTGGGGTGGGGCCATGGGAAGCTGATGCACAGGGCCCCAGCCCTTTCTCACCTGCGCCCCACTCTCTGAGCTCCGTGGGCTGCCAGACTGACGAGGACCCACTCTTCCCCCCGATGCAG ACCCAGGGCTTGGAACAAAGAGTGGACAGAGAACTGTGCTGGGCAGCTGGCTGGAGGAATGGCAGGCAGAGCAGCCCTGAAGGGCAGGACAAGGGAGGG TTCATGGCCCAGGGCAAGACCGGGAGCAGCTCTCCTCCAGGGGGCCCCCCAAAGCCGGGAAGCCAGCTGGACAGCATGCTAGGGAGCCTGCAGTCTGACCTGAACAAACTGGGGGTCGCCACGGTTGCAAAGGGGGTCTGCGGAGCCTGCAAAAAACCCATCGCGGGGCAG gTTGTGACTGCCATGGGGAAGACGTGGCACCCAGAGCATTTCGTCTGCACCCACTGCCAGGAGGAGATCGGGTCCCGGAACTTCTTTGAGCGGGATGGACAGCCCTACTGTGAAAAGGACTATCACAACCTCTTCTCTCCACGCTGCTACTACTGCAACGGGCCCATCCTGGAT AAAGTGGTGACAGCCCTTGACCGGACGTGGCACCCGGAGCACTTCTTCTGTGCCCAGTGTGGCGCCTTCTTTGGGCCTGAAG GGTTCCACGAGAAAGACGGCAAGGCCTACTGCCGGAAGGATTACTTTGACATGTTCGCGCCCAAATGTGGCGGCTGTGCCCGGGCCATCCTGGAGAACTACATCTCGGCCCTCAACACCCTCTGGCATCCCGAGTGCTTCGTGTGTCGG GAATGCTTCACGCCATTCGTCAACGGCAGCTTCTTCGAGCACGATGGGCAGCCCTACTGTGAGGTGCACTACCACGAGCGGCGGGGCTCACTGTGCTCTGGCTGCCAGAAGCCGATCACGGGCCGCTGCATCACGGCCATGGCCAAAAAGTTCCACCCGGAGCACTTCGTCTGTGCCTTCTGCCTCAAGCAGCTCAACAAGGGCACCTTCAAGGAGCAGAATGACAAGCCTTACTGTCAGAACTGCTTCCTCAAGCTCTTTTGCTAG